The genomic segment AGAGGATACAGACCAACAAATAAAGTTAACCAATCAGCAGTTAGCCCAAAAAGTCAGCAGTCGGCTGCAGGGTAAAGTCAGAGAGAATACAGTTTCTGCTGGTTTAGGAGTTTTAGAAGATTTAAATATATTAACCAGGATTCAGGAGGCAGGAAATAGAATAATTCAATTAAGAAGGATTCCTGATTCTCAACTGGACTTAAATGATTCACTGCGGTATAGGGAGGGATTGGAGGATAAAGAAGCCTTTAATGAATTCAAAGACTTTATTCTGAATGCAGAAGCTGAAGAATTATTATCTTTAGTTAATCAACCTATCTATCCAACTAAATTAGTAAAGACTAAGGGGGAGAATTAACAGAATGGATTTAACAGATAAGATTAGAGTTATTGAGGATTTTCCTGAGGAAGGAATTAAATTTAAAGACATTACTACTTTATTAAAGGATATTGAAGCTTATCAGGCTGCTATTGATCAATTTGTTGACCGGTATCAGGACTGTGATATAGATGTAGTGGTAGGAATTGAATCCAGAGGCTTCTTAGTAGGTGCTCCGCTTGCCTTAGAATTGGGTAAAAGTTTTGTGCCGGCTAGAAAGGAAGGTAAACTTCCTGCTGAAGTGGTTCGGGCTGAATATGATCTTGAGTACGGAACTAGTATTTTGGAACTTCATTGTGACGCTATTGACCCAGGAGATAAAGTCTTAATTGTAGATGATCTGTTGGCTACAGGGGGAACAGTTGAAGCAGCAGTTAGCTTAGTAGAAGAATTAGGAGGAGAAGTAGTTGAATTGGCCTTTTTAATAGAACTGTCATTCCTAGAAGGACGTGATGAATTAACAGACCATGATATATATTCAGTAATTATTGAATAAATTCGAGTTTGAATAAAGGAGATTTAGAGAATGATAAGAGTAAAAGAGGAGACAGAAGGAGCAGAAAATATGGCTTTAGAAGATTTAATCGAGAAGATAGAATCTTATATTAATGACCCTGACCTTGAATTGATTACTAAAGCCTATAAATTTGCTAAAGATGCTCATGAAGGCCAGTACCGTGTTTCAGGCGAACCTTTTGTAGAGCATCCTTTGGGTGTAGCTTTGATTATGGCAGAGCTTGAACTGGATATAATCTCTATTACTGGTGCTTTACTGCATGATGTAGTTGAGGATACAGAAGTCTCTTTTGCTCAACTTAGGAATGAGTTTGGAGAAGAGATTACTCTGTTGGTTAATGGAGTAACTAAGTTAAGTAAGATTGCCTTTAAATCTCG from the Acetohalobium arabaticum DSM 5501 genome contains:
- a CDS encoding adenine phosphoribosyltransferase — its product is MDLTDKIRVIEDFPEEGIKFKDITTLLKDIEAYQAAIDQFVDRYQDCDIDVVVGIESRGFLVGAPLALELGKSFVPARKEGKLPAEVVRAEYDLEYGTSILELHCDAIDPGDKVLIVDDLLATGGTVEAAVSLVEELGGEVVELAFLIELSFLEGRDELTDHDIYSVIIE